One Candidatus Poribacteria bacterium genomic region harbors:
- a CDS encoding T9SS type A sorting domain-containing protein, with product MKTLQIIFSCLILLVGQVLLSDAKTPKPVIIPAPAGVNTSWGHSVDVSGKTLIAGYTSYTGNKGGVFILEQNGKRWEVLNHFRTQDDVMRDWFGHAVAISSNTAVISAYEFGGQKVVAGWVLGGGPGRVYTYRRGTGGFIPVQNFKAADAQNEDRFGYAVDLSGDNLLAIGSPYHDEQKGAVYVYVQEGGTWEQKAKLQADDAAPRARLGWDVGVDGDTIIAGAPLTAAPERNSGAAYVFKRHGDDWVQVAKLTPEDGDGGDAFGFSVDVSKNRVIVGASRDENDAKKRGSGSAYIFSSVADVYTQEAKLNAKDLQEDAGFGVTVAIDINRALVGAPTTDTKVGNDSGAAYAFLKVGADWVLQATIIPKQMLDQARGQNLTSGDNMGSAVAIDGVLGRNFNFAAIGVRWAVTANGVDAGSVYVFDTEDEASLNLPLSVEPRGDLALTIFGDIKRTALLQNFPNPFNPETWIPYTLEEDADVSIRIYNIQGKLVHQLDISQQLAGSYLNRETAAYWNGKDRLGESVSSGIYFYTLKADVFSETRRMVILK from the coding sequence ATGAAAACCTTGCAAATTATCTTTTCCTGTTTGATTCTATTGGTTGGGCAGGTTTTACTAAGTGACGCCAAAACTCCTAAACCAGTGATTATTCCTGCTCCGGCTGGCGTAAATACTAGTTGGGGACATTCCGTTGATGTCAGTGGGAAGACTCTCATCGCCGGGTACACCTCGTATACCGGAAATAAGGGCGGTGTCTTTATCCTTGAACAGAATGGCAAGAGGTGGGAGGTTTTGAATCACTTTAGGACACAAGATGATGTTATGAGGGATTGGTTTGGACACGCTGTTGCTATCAGTAGTAACACCGCTGTCATTAGTGCTTACGAATTTGGTGGTCAAAAGGTAGTTGCCGGCTGGGTTTTGGGAGGTGGTCCTGGAAGAGTCTATACCTACCGTCGAGGAACCGGAGGTTTTATTCCGGTGCAAAACTTCAAAGCCGCCGATGCCCAAAACGAAGACCGGTTCGGATATGCTGTTGACCTCAGTGGAGACAATCTCCTCGCTATTGGATCCCCCTATCATGACGAGCAAAAAGGGGCCGTATATGTTTACGTGCAGGAAGGAGGTACGTGGGAACAAAAAGCCAAACTCCAGGCAGACGACGCAGCACCGAGAGCTCGGTTAGGGTGGGATGTCGGTGTTGATGGAGACACTATCATTGCCGGTGCACCGCTCACTGCTGCACCCGAGAGGAACTCCGGTGCTGCTTATGTTTTTAAGCGGCACGGAGACGATTGGGTACAGGTGGCAAAGTTGACCCCTGAAGACGGGGATGGCGGTGATGCTTTTGGTTTTTCTGTTGATGTCAGCAAGAATCGCGTTATTGTCGGAGCCAGTAGAGATGAGAATGATGCGAAGAAACGCGGTTCCGGCTCCGCGTATATCTTTAGCAGTGTCGCGGATGTCTATACACAGGAAGCCAAATTGAATGCTAAGGATCTTCAGGAAGATGCCGGTTTCGGGGTAACGGTTGCGATTGATATCAACCGTGCCCTTGTCGGCGCGCCTACGACTGATACGAAAGTAGGTAACGATTCCGGTGCAGCTTATGCTTTTTTGAAGGTCGGTGCCGACTGGGTATTACAGGCGACAATCATACCTAAACAAATGCTGGACCAAGCTCGAGGTCAAAATCTAACTAGCGGCGATAACATGGGCAGTGCCGTTGCCATTGATGGGGTATTAGGACGAAACTTCAACTTCGCTGCTATCGGCGTACGGTGGGCTGTCACTGCTAACGGCGTTGATGCAGGTTCCGTGTATGTCTTTGATACCGAAGATGAAGCAAGTCTTAATCTGCCGTTGTCCGTCGAGCCGCGCGGTGACTTGGCGCTGACCATATTTGGGGACATCAAACGGACCGCGTTGCTTCAAAACTTTCCTAACCCGTTTAACCCCGAAACATGGATACCTTACACGCTAGAGGAGGATGCGGACGTGAGCATTCGTATCTATAATATCCAAGGCAAGCTAGTCCATCAGTTGGACATTAGTCAGCAGCTAGCGGGCAGCTATCTCAATAGAGAGACTGCTGCCTATTGGAATGGTAAGGACCGGTTGGGCGAGTCAGTTTCAAGTGGTATCTATTTTTATACGCTCAAAGCAGATGTGTTTTCAGAGACCCGCCGTATGGTTATCCTAAAATAG